In Clostridia bacterium, the genomic window CGTTCGCCGCCACTTTCTTTTTCTTCTTGGCGGGTTTAGCGGGCGCACTCGCATTCGTTTTCACCGCCGCCACGTTCTCGTAGCCGGCGTTCTTGGCCTTGCGACGGAACCAAGACATACGCATTGCCACGTACAAGCTCGGCGCGATGAACAAGCTCGTGAAGACGCCCGACAGCAAGCCGAAGATTACGGGCAGGCAGAACTCGCGCACGGCGTCCACGCCGATGATGCACAGCACGATGACGGTCAACATAGTCGTGATGGTGGTGGCGATACTTCTACCCGTGGTCTCTTGCACGGCGCTATCCACCTCGAAGCCGATATTCTCGGCGGTGATGGTGGTACCCTTATTCTTCACGTGGTCACGCACGCGGTCGAACACGATGATGGTATTGTTGATCGAATACGCAACGATGGTGATCAAGGCGGCGACGAAGGTGCTGTTCACGGGCACGTGGAAGAGGATGGTCAAGCTGGTCATCACGATGACGTCGAACATCAAGGCGATGAGGGCCGCGATACCGCTCCACAACTCGAAACGGATGATGACGTACAGAAGGACCAACGCCCATGTGATCACGATGGCGATGATGGCTTGACGCACCAAGCGCTTGGCGCTGCCGGCCGAAATGGCTTGCCAACTGATATCCTCGCTGCTGTTATTCACGTCGTAGCCCATCTCGGTTGCTTTGACGGCCACTTCGTTGACGATTTCGTTATTGAGGTCGCCCAACTTGTCGTCGTCCTCGGCGGCGTTGAAGTACTTGATGTACACGGCGGTTTCCTCATTGACGCCCGTCTTTTGGGGTTCGGAGGCCGAGAAGCCTTTGTCCTCGATGATTTTCACGAAAGCCTTGCTGACGTCTTGGAACTCTTGGTCGGTGAGGTCACGCCCGACTTTCACGGTCAACGCCGTACCGCCGGTGAAGTCCAGACCGAGGTTCATACCTTGTTGCGCGGTGTGATTGACCGCCGCAAAAATACTGAAAGCAATGATAGCGGCCAACACGATGACGGCGGGCACCAAGAGGTAAATATTCCACTTACCCGCGACTTTGAGGTTAGAACCGATATTCATCAAATTAAATTTCTTCTTACTCATCGTCGGCACCTCCTTCGTTGGTTTCCGCTTGGGTTGCGGTTTCCTCCGCGACTTGGGCACTTTCGGTTGCTTCGCCTGCGCCATCGGCCACGGGCAAGCTGTACCACTTGGGCTTATTGCCCGCCAAGGCGTAGATGCTATACACCAACACGCGCGATATCAACAGCACCGTAAACATGGAGATAATGATACCGATCATCAACGTGATGGCGAAACTCTTGATGGAACTGCCGCCCACGAACAACATGACGATACAACCCAAAATGGTGGTCACGTTGCCGTCGATAATGGCGGGCGTCGCACGCTTGAAGCCCTGTTGGATGGCGGGATGCACGCCCATACTCACGGCCTGTCCTAGGCGGAACTCATCGCGGATACGCGAGAAGACGACGATGTTGCCGTCCACGGCCATACCGATAGACAGGATAACGCCCGCGATACCGGCCAAGGTGAGTTGCACCCAGGGGAAGATGCTCATAAAGAAGATATAGAAGGTCGAGTAGAACAACAAGGCAATGCTCGCCGCCACGCCCAGCAAGCGGTAGAACACCACCATGAACACGATGACCAAGGCCAAGCCGATGAGACCGGCGATGACGCTCGTCTTCACGCTGTTGGTACCGAGCGAGGGAGAGATCGTGTTCGACTCCACCATGGTCAACTCCACGTCGAAGGCGCCCGCTTGGATGCTGATGGCCAGGTTATTGGCCTCTTCGTAGGTGTAGTTACCGGTGATGATGGCTCTGCCGTTGGCGATCACCGAGTTGACGGTGGGGCCCAATTTCCATTCGCCGTTGATCCAGATGTTCAAGGCCTTGTTGAGACGCTCCTCGGTGGCTTTCGCAAACAGGGTTGCACCCACGTTGTTGAATTCGAGGGCGACCACGTAGCCGCTGTCGCTGTCGTAACTGACGTATGCGTTTTCCACGTATTCACCGGTCACGTAGGTGTTTTCTTCGGTGAGTTCCTCGCCGCTACCTGCCGAGCTGAACGCCAAAGAGGCGGGTTGCCCTATCAAGGTGAAAATGGTCTCGGGATCGTCCACGTCGGGCACTTCCACACGGATACGGGTGTTGTTGTTCTCTAATGTTACCACTGCCTCGGTGAAGCCCTTGTCGAAGAGCATATCCTCCAAGCTGTCGGCGGTGCCTTGCATTCTGCCTTCCAAATTTTCAACGTCGGTCGAACGGGGCTCGAACACGGCGTAGACGCCGCCCTTCAGATCCAGGCCCAACGAAATGTTTTTGGGATAAGCCACATAGTCGTAAATGCCCAACTGACCGTTGTCGAGGGACATAAAACCGAACACTATGCCAAGTACAATCAGCACGCTAATGATGGATAACACCACTATTGCTTTCGTTTTATTCACTAAAATAGCCTCCTATTTTATTGTGTACTAAATAATTATATATAAAGAGTCCCCCCAAGTCAATCAAAACGATATAAATAAAATTTATATCTCACACTTTTTTCTGCGCTTTTCCCTTCGATGCGCCCATTTTTTCATATTTGACCGAGCACCGACATATTTTAGACCAATCGGAGGATATTATTATGGAAAAGAAAACTATCGCCAATGCTATCTTAGACGTCGTCAGGGCGCTTGCCGTCGCGCTTCTCACCAACCTGGTCGCCGTGCTGCTCATCGCCGTCGTCGTCAAATACACGGGCGTCACCCAGTCGGTCGCCACCGCCCTCAACCAAGTGGTCAAAGTGCTATCCCTCGCCGTAGGCGCCGTCGTAGGCTTCCGTTCGGGGCGTTTCGGTCTCGTCTTGGGCGCCGTCACGGGACTTCTCTTCACTGTTTTGGGCTTCTCGGTCTTCTCTCTTTTGGCGGGACGACCGCTCTTTACGGACGTCACCGTCTTCGACTTTCTCTTGGGACTCGCTTCGGGCGTTTTCTCGGGCGTTCTCGCCGTCAACCTTCGCACGCTTTCCCACGCCAAGCGCCCCACTCGTTGCCATAGGCAACGCTCCCGCGCGTAGCACGTTATCGTTCGCCCCACGCTCGCTATCGCAAAGTTTTTGCGGCTTCGCTGTAACGCACCCTACAATTCCCTCTCGGTAGGGGCACTTATTTAGCACGTCGTATCGGCCGAAGCATAGCGAAGCGGAAATATCCCCTAAGCCGAGGCACGAACCCACGCCGCGCCCATATCCCGCCATAGGCGGATTTCACCCGTGCGAACGCACGGATTTCTCCCAAGGCACAGCCTTGGATTTCTCCGCCGCAGGCAAAAAAACGCCCCTCTCCATCGGGAAAGGGGCGATTTGTTTTCGTTTCTCAGATTGCGTCGTCGTCCGTCACAGCGGGCTTTTCTTCGGGCATTTCGCTCTTCTCTTCGCCCAAGGACTCGGTGCCTTCCACCTTTTCGTTCTTGGGAGTTTGCGGCGCGTCAACGTCCACGTGTTTCACTTCTCTCGCCTGTTGCGCGGCCTCTTGGGCGTCCAGATTGATACCCACGGCCTCACGGCTAATGGTGATCACGACGGGTTGCTCGGGCGTACCCACGTCCACTTCGAGGGTTTTGCCGTCGGCGTTGACCTTTTTCACGGTGCCGACCATACGACCGATGGTCATGATGCGCGTACCCTCGCGCAATTCGTCCTGCATTCTTTGATAATCTTTTTGTCTTCTCTTGTTGGGCAAGATGGTCAGAAAGACCATTGCCACGATGGCCACGCCCAATACGACGATGAAGACGATGCTCATTTTATTGTTGCCCGTGCCGGTACCCGTACCCGTGGCGGCGGCGCCGTCGGCCAACATCCATGCCAAACTTAACAATTTCATTTTCTATCTCCTTATCTTGATTGTTTCTATTGTACACCATTTCGGGTGCAAATACAACATATTTTTCGCACAATACCCGCTTTTCTTCGCCGATTCGGGCGAAAAACGGCCTTTCTCGCCTGCTTTACCTATCTTCCTCGGCCTTCTCCCGCCACACGGCGAAGAAGTCGTTGCGGAAGTCGAGCAAACTGTCTTGCATGATGGCCTCGCGTATCTTTTCGGTCAGCCGCATCAGGCAATGGATATTGTGGATAGACAGCAGCCGCCCGCCGAATATTTCGTCCGTATTGATGAGGTGGCGCACGTACGCCCTCGTATAATTACGGCAGCAGTAGCAATCGCACCCCTCTTCCACGGGGCGCAGGTCGTCCTTGTAGCGCGCGTTGCGGATGGTCAGATTGCCCTTCATGGTCATCGCCGTGCCGTTTCGGGCGATACGCGTAGGCAACACGCAGTCGAACATATCGATACCGCGCACCACGCCTTCCACTATGCAGTCCACGCTCCCCACGCCCATCAAATAGCGGGGCATATTGTCGGGATAATAGGGGCGCATGATTTCCAACATTTCGTACATCACGGGCTTGGGCTCGCCCACGGACAACCCGCCGATGGCGATACCGCACCGCGCGAATTCGGCCGTACGAACGGCGCTCTCCACCCGTAGGTCGGCGAACATATTGCCTTGGATGATGGGGAAGAGCATTTGGTCGGGGTTATGTTCGCTCACTTTGTAGCACCGCTCCAGCCAACGCAAGGTCCTGTCCATCGCCTCTCGCGCATACTCGTATTTCACCCCCGGGGGCGTACACTCGTCGAAAGCCATCATAATATCCGATCCGATGGCGTTTTGAATGTCGATGCTCACTTCGGGGCTGATGAACTGTTTGCTGCCGTCGATGATGGACGCGAACTCCACGCCCTCCTCTCTTATCTTGCGCGTTTTGGACAGGCTGAATACCTGAAAGCCGCCGCTGTCGGTCAACAGGCTTCGCTTCCAATTCATAAACTTATGCACGCCGCCCACTTTGCGCAATATCTCGGTGCCGGGGCGCAAAAAGAGGTGGTACGTATTGGACAAAATGATCTGCGCGCCCAACTCTTCCAATTCCTCGGGACTTAGCGCCTTCACGGTCGCCGCCGTACCCACGGGCATAAAGACGGGCGTATCTATCACGCTGTGCGGGGTGGTCAATCGGCCCACTCTCGCCCCCGTCTGCTTATCGACGTGTATTATTTCATACTTGAACTTGCTTTCCATACGGTCCTAACCTAATCCTATCTCATCATACGTTGATTTCCTTAAACCAACCTAAACATATCCGAACTTTTTTCTTTCTCGCCCGTTTCCCACCGCAACGCAACGAAGTTGCAATTCACGGTGGCACCGCCGCCTATTTGCTCCCTACAGGAACAAGCACGCGTCGCCGAAGGAGAAAAACCGATATTTCTCTTTCACCGCGACGTCGTACACACGCAAGGTCTCCTCTCTGCCGAGCAACGCGCTCACCAGCATGATGAGGGTGCTTTCGGGCAGGTGGAAGTTGGTGATCAACCCGTCCACCACTTTCCATTGGTAGCCGGGATAGATGAATATCTCGGTATTGCCCGCGCCCGCCTTCACGTTGCCGGTCTCGTCCGCCGCGCTCTCCAACGTCCGCACGCTCG contains:
- the secF gene encoding protein translocase subunit SecF, which encodes MSKKKFNLMNIGSNLKVAGKWNIYLLVPAVIVLAAIIAFSIFAAVNHTAQQGMNLGLDFTGGTALTVKVGRDLTDQEFQDVSKAFVKIIEDKGFSASEPQKTGVNEETAVYIKYFNAAEDDDKLGDLNNEIVNEVAVKATEMGYDVNNSSEDISWQAISAGSAKRLVRQAIIAIVITWALVLLYVIIRFELWSGIAALIALMFDVIVMTSLTILFHVPVNSTFVAALITIVAYSINNTIIVFDRVRDHVKNKGTTITAENIGFEVDSAVQETTGRSIATTITTMLTVIVLCIIGVDAVREFCLPVIFGLLSGVFTSLFIAPSLYVAMRMSWFRRKAKNAGYENVAAVKTNASAPAKPAKKKKKVAANVTHKYKRK
- the secD gene encoding protein translocase subunit SecD — encoded protein: MNKTKAIVVLSIISVLIVLGIVFGFMSLDNGQLGIYDYVAYPKNISLGLDLKGGVYAVFEPRSTDVENLEGRMQGTADSLEDMLFDKGFTEAVVTLENNNTRIRVEVPDVDDPETIFTLIGQPASLAFSSAGSGEELTEENTYVTGEYVENAYVSYDSDSGYVVALEFNNVGATLFAKATEERLNKALNIWINGEWKLGPTVNSVIANGRAIITGNYTYEEANNLAISIQAGAFDVELTMVESNTISPSLGTNSVKTSVIAGLIGLALVIVFMVVFYRLLGVAASIALLFYSTFYIFFMSIFPWVQLTLAGIAGVILSIGMAVDGNIVVFSRIRDEFRLGQAVSMGVHPAIQQGFKRATPAIIDGNVTTILGCIVMLFVGGSSIKSFAITLMIGIIISMFTVLLISRVLVYSIYALAGNKPKWYSLPVADGAGEATESAQVAEETATQAETNEGGADDE
- a CDS encoding TIGR04086 family membrane protein; translated protein: MEKKTIANAILDVVRALAVALLTNLVAVLLIAVVVKYTGVTQSVATALNQVVKVLSLAVGAVVGFRSGRFGLVLGAVTGLLFTVLGFSVFSLLAGRPLFTDVTVFDFLLGLASGVFSGVLAVNLRTLSHAKRPTRCHRQRSRA
- the yajC gene encoding preprotein translocase subunit YajC; translated protein: MKLLSLAWMLADGAAATGTGTGTGNNKMSIVFIVVLGVAIVAMVFLTILPNKRRQKDYQRMQDELREGTRIMTIGRMVGTVKKVNADGKTLEVDVGTPEQPVVITISREAVGINLDAQEAAQQAREVKHVDVDAPQTPKNEKVEGTESLGEEKSEMPEEKPAVTDDDAI
- the tgt gene encoding tRNA guanosine(34) transglycosylase Tgt, producing MESKFKYEIIHVDKQTGARVGRLTTPHSVIDTPVFMPVGTAATVKALSPEELEELGAQIILSNTYHLFLRPGTEILRKVGGVHKFMNWKRSLLTDSGGFQVFSLSKTRKIREEGVEFASIIDGSKQFISPEVSIDIQNAIGSDIMMAFDECTPPGVKYEYAREAMDRTLRWLERCYKVSEHNPDQMLFPIIQGNMFADLRVESAVRTAEFARCGIAIGGLSVGEPKPVMYEMLEIMRPYYPDNMPRYLMGVGSVDCIVEGVVRGIDMFDCVLPTRIARNGTAMTMKGNLTIRNARYKDDLRPVEEGCDCYCCRNYTRAYVRHLINTDEIFGGRLLSIHNIHCLMRLTEKIREAIMQDSLLDFRNDFFAVWREKAEEDR